One Thermorudis peleae genomic window, TCGTATTATTGTCGGCTTGCAGTCCCCTGACGCTGGCAGCCGTCTTGTATTTGATGGACAACCGCTTGCCGACCGTGTTCGCCAACGGAGTGCTTCGCAGCGTCAGCGCGTGCAACTTATCTTTCAAAATCCAGAACTCGTTCTTAACCCTCGACGTCGTATTGGCGACATCCTTCACCGCGCGATCGTCAAACTAGGAAGCCAACGCGGCGCGGCTGCTCATGCAGCTGTTCGTAGTCTGGCCCAACAGGTGCAGTTTCCCCTCCATCTCTTGCAAGCACGTCCAGCGGCAATTTCTGGTGGACTCAAACAACGAGCGGCGATCGCTCACGGATTAGCCGGCCATCCACAATTGCTCGTCCTTGATGAACCCACTTCATCGCTTGACGTTTCAACTCAAGCTGCGATTCTGAACCTCCTTGTTGATCTGCAACAACAGACATCCATGGCGTACCTCTTCATCTCGCACGATCTTGCACTCGTGCATTACATAGCCGACCGGATCATCGTCTTGTTCGCCGGATCAGTCATGGAATGCATCCCGGCAGACTACCTCTTTGACGCTCCGCTACACCCCTATACCGCGGCACTCTTGACAAGTGGTCTACGGCAGAACGTGGCAATTCGTGCCAGCGAACATCAAGCATTGACGCTTACACCTTCACCTGAGGGCTGTCCGTATGTTCAGCAGTGCCCTCTTGCTATTCCTGGCATTTGCGACCAACAGTTTCCGCCTTGTCAAGAACCACAACGTAATCACCAAATTTTTTGCCACGCTCCACTCGAGCATCTCCCACGCATCACGCGAGTAGCGGAATCAGAAAACAGCATAACGCTTATTTTTCCCCATGCGAATGAGAGGTAAGCTGTATGCTTAGGTTAGGTGAACAATCGCTTACAATTCAGGACGTTGTCCGCGTTGCTGTTCAACACGAACCAGTTTCGTTGGCTCCCTCAGTGATCAATCGCGTCCAGCAAGCCTGGGAGATTACCCAAGCATGTGCTCAGGATGGGACGCCTCTCTACGGGATCACTACGGGCGTTGGGGCACTTCGTGATCAGACAGTGGCGGGTGAAGTACAGCAGCAGTTTAACCAGCGATTACTTTGGTCTCACAGTGTTGCCTCCGGTGAATGGAGTTCAGTTGAAGCCGGGAGAGCTGCATTACTGTGTCTTCTCAATCAGCTCAGTACGGGTTTCGCCCCAATTCGTCCACAAACGCTCATGGTCATTGTCGAGGCACTTAACACCCAAATTCCTCTACGATTTCGACTGAGTGGCTCTATCGGCGCATCTGATCTTGCTGCCAATGCTGACCTCGTCAGCCCTCTTTTTACCACAGTCCCTCTCTACCCAGGTGAAGGTCTTATCCTCCTTAACCACACTAGTCCGACAATTGGTCTCGCCAGTCTGGCAATTTGGGAAACACAAAAACTACTTCGTGCGGGCGAACTTGTTCTTGCAACAAGCTTAGAGGCGTTTGGAGCAAACCTCGGTGCATATCATCCCGCTATTGCGCAGGCTCGACACTCGGCTATGCTCGCCTCGACCATGCGTCGACTCACCGCACATCTCGAAGGAAGCCAGCTCTGGAATAGTGGCACCGCACGAATGCTGCAGGATCCGCTTTCGTTCCGCTGTGGAGCACAACTCTTCAGTACGGCGTGGGAATCTCTGGCTACGGCAACCGACTACGTGATCCGCTGGCTGAATACCTATCATGGCAACCCAATGGTTATTCCAGAAGAGCGTCGGCTGGTGTCGTGCGGCAATTTTGAATCAGCTGATATCAGTACTGCGCTTGATTACCTCCGCTGCGCGCTTGTGCCGTTACTGCAAGCCTCAGCCGAGCGTAGCACGAAATTGTTGAATTCGCCCTGGTCTGGCTTGCCTACAGGCCTTACCACCGTCACAACGCTTCCCGATTCTGGATATGCCATCCTTGAAATCGCTGCGCATGCATTGGTTACCGAAGCCCGCACGCTCGCTGCCCCCGTCGCGCTTGAGCCGGTAAGTGGCGCCATTGCTGCAGGGATTGAGGATCGTGGTTCCTTTGCTCTACTCGCAGCTCGTCGTCTCGTTGAGCAACTTGAGATTGCTTGGAGGATCATCAGCATCGAACTACTTGTTTCCCATCATGCACTCCTTCTGCGGCGTCCAGTGCGGATTGGCAAGAGCATTCAGTCCCTGCAAAACGCGCTTCTGGACGAGGGCATTACCCAAGAGGTCTCCGATTCTCCAGCTGACCAACTCATTCGCGTCCGCCGCTGTCTCCACTCGTGGTTTGATCAGAGCACGGAAGTACCGCAAGGAACGGAGGGATTTTGATGAGTAAGTTGCCACCAGGGCCACGGGTTGTGCGAGCGCCACGCGGCAGCGAGCTGCACTGCCGCGGCTGGGAACAGGAAGCGGCGCTGCGCATGCTCATGAACAACCTTGATCCAGACGTCGCGGAGCGGCCTGATGAGTTAATCGTGTACGGCGGAAGCGGCAAGGCCGCGCGATCATGGGAAGCGTTTGACGCCATCGTGCGCGAACTGCAGCAACTCGGCGATGACGAGACGCTCGTCGTCCAAAGCGGCAAGCCCGTTGCGGTCTTCCAGACACATCCTGACGCACCACGCGTCCTCATCGCAAACGCCCTCCTCGTACCACACTGGGCGACGGCCGCTGAATTCGACCGGCTCGCCGCGCTCGGGCTGACTATGTATGGCCAAATGACGGCCGGCTCATGGATCTACATCGGGACACAAGGCATTCTGCAGGGAACATATGAAACGTTCGCTGCGGTCGCGCGTCAGCACTTTGGCGGAACACTGCGTGGCCGGCTCGTTGTCACCGCTGGACTTGGCGGGATGGGCGGCGCGCAGCCTCTGGCCGTGACAATGAACGAAGGCGTCGCGCTCTGTATCGAAGTTGATCCTGCCCGCGCTGAGCGGCGGCACGCACTCCGGTATGTCGATCGCGTAACAGCAAACCTCGATGAGGCAATCCGCTGGGCTGAAGACGCGCGTCGCGCTGGCCGCCCACTCAGCATCGCGCTGATCGGCAACGCAGCCGAGGTGCACCACGCACTCCTGGCGCGCAACCTTCGGGTCGACGTCGTCACCGACCAGACGCCCGCACACGAACCGTGTGACTACGTTGCCGAGGGCCTCTCACCGGAAGAAGCCCGGGCCCTCGCCAAAGCTGATCCTGAGGACTACCGCCAGCGCGCACGACAGAGCATGGCAAAGCACCTACGCGCGATGGTCGAATGGCAGCGGCGTGGCGCCATTGTCTTCGACTATGGGAATAATCTCCGGGCGCAGGGTGAGCTTGGGGGCGTGCCCCATGAGGAAGCCTTTAGCTACCCAGGCTTCGTCCCAGCCTATATCCGGCCGCTCTTCTGTGAGGGCAAGGGCCCGTTCCGTTGGGTAGCGCTGTCAGGGGATCCAGAGGATATTTACCGCACGGACGAAGCGATTGCTGAACTCTTCCCCGAAAACACGAGCCTGCGACGCTGGTTGGAAATGGCCCAAGAGCGTGTCGCTTTCCAGGGTCTGCCAGCCCGCATCTGCTGGCTCGGCTATGGCGAGCGTGACAAGGCCGGCCTGCTCTTCAACGACCTTGTGCGCCGCGGGGTGCTCAAAGGGCCAATCGTGATTGGCCGCGACCACCTCGACGCCGGATCGGTGGCATCACCATACCGTGAGACTGAAGCCATGCGCGATGGCTCGGACGCGATTGCCGACTGGCCGATCCTCAATGCACTGCTCAATACTGCTGCAGGCGCGAGCTGGGTCAGTGTCCATCACGGGGGCGGTGTCGGCATCGGCTACTCGATTCACGCTGGGATGGTCGTTGTTGCTGATGGGAGTGAGCGCGCTGCGCGGAAGCTGGCACGCGTCCTGCGTACTGATCCTGGGATGGGCGTGGTTCGCCACGCCGACGCAGGCTATGCTCGCGCGCTTCGCACAGCTCGGGCAATGGGCATCCGTCTTCCCTCGCCTCCAACGGTCCCGCCTGAGCCAGAAACGGAGGCGTAGATCGTGGGCCAGCGCGTTGCCCACCTCCTGGTTGTCCACGCCGCTGAGCTCGTTACGCTCGCCGGCCCACCCGGTCCGCGTGCCGGTGCGGCCCAGTCGCAGCTTGCGATTGTCGAAGACGGCGCCGTCGCGATTGGCGCTGACGGCCGCATCATAGCGGTTGGGCCAACAGCGCACGTGCGCGACGAGGTCACGCTTGCCCCTGATGCGCTCGTCCTCGATGCCCATGGGCGGACCGTGCTACCCGGCTTTGTTGATCCACATACCCATGCGGTGTTTGCAGGAGACCGTGTTGCCGAATTTGAGCAGCGGCTCGCCGGAGCTGACTATTTGGCGATTCTTGCTGCCGGTGGCGGCATTCTCCAGACCGTGCGTGCGACTCGCGCTGCCTCGTTTGATGACCTCTTCACACGAGCCGATCACGTGCTTGACCGTATGCTCCTTGCCGGCACAACCGCGCTCGAAATCAAGACAGGCTATGGCCTGAATACGGAAACTGAACTAAAGCAGCTTCGTGTCATTGCTCAACTCGCGCAGCAGCGTCCGCAGGCGATTGTTGGCACGCTGCTTGCCGCCCACGCTGTTCCGCCAGAATTCCATGGCGACCCTGATGCCTACGTGGACGTGGTCTGCACGGAGACCATTCCAGCTGCGGCTACACTCGGGATTGCCCGATTCTGCGACGTGTTCTGTGAAGCCGGCGTCTTCTCGGTCGAACAAGCACGCCGGGTGCTTGAAGTCGGGCTGCGTTACGGGCTGCGTCCCAAGCTGCACGCCGAACAAAAGCATCACCTCGGCGGCGCTCAGCTTGCGGCGACGCTCGGTGCTATCAGCGCCGACCACCTTGAATATGCTGAGGACACGGATCTGGT contains:
- the hutI gene encoding imidazolonepropionase — protein: MGQRVAHLLVVHAAELVTLAGPPGPRAGAAQSQLAIVEDGAVAIGADGRIIAVGPTAHVRDEVTLAPDALVLDAHGRTVLPGFVDPHTHAVFAGDRVAEFEQRLAGADYLAILAAGGGILQTVRATRAASFDDLFTRADHVLDRMLLAGTTALEIKTGYGLNTETELKQLRVIAQLAQQRPQAIVGTLLAAHAVPPEFHGDPDAYVDVVCTETIPAAATLGIARFCDVFCEAGVFSVEQARRVLEVGLRYGLRPKLHAEQKHHLGGAQLAATLGAISADHLEYAEDTDLVAMRDAGVIAVLLPGAAFFLREQRHAPARRMVELGVPVALGTDFNPGSSPIWSMSLAIGLACLEQGLTPAEAIVAATINAAYAIGLGESHGSLEPGKYGNLVILDAPSYRYLPYYFGAPLVDTVVLNGQVVVQEGRLCR
- the hutU gene encoding urocanate hydratase, with the protein product MSKLPPGPRVVRAPRGSELHCRGWEQEAALRMLMNNLDPDVAERPDELIVYGGSGKAARSWEAFDAIVRELQQLGDDETLVVQSGKPVAVFQTHPDAPRVLIANALLVPHWATAAEFDRLAALGLTMYGQMTAGSWIYIGTQGILQGTYETFAAVARQHFGGTLRGRLVVTAGLGGMGGAQPLAVTMNEGVALCIEVDPARAERRHALRYVDRVTANLDEAIRWAEDARRAGRPLSIALIGNAAEVHHALLARNLRVDVVTDQTPAHEPCDYVAEGLSPEEARALAKADPEDYRQRARQSMAKHLRAMVEWQRRGAIVFDYGNNLRAQGELGGVPHEEAFSYPGFVPAYIRPLFCEGKGPFRWVALSGDPEDIYRTDEAIAELFPENTSLRRWLEMAQERVAFQGLPARICWLGYGERDKAGLLFNDLVRRGVLKGPIVIGRDHLDAGSVASPYRETEAMRDGSDAIADWPILNALLNTAAGASWVSVHHGGGVGIGYSIHAGMVVVADGSERAARKLARVLRTDPGMGVVRHADAGYARALRTARAMGIRLPSPPTVPPEPETEA
- a CDS encoding aromatic amino acid ammonia-lyase, coding for MLRLGEQSLTIQDVVRVAVQHEPVSLAPSVINRVQQAWEITQACAQDGTPLYGITTGVGALRDQTVAGEVQQQFNQRLLWSHSVASGEWSSVEAGRAALLCLLNQLSTGFAPIRPQTLMVIVEALNTQIPLRFRLSGSIGASDLAANADLVSPLFTTVPLYPGEGLILLNHTSPTIGLASLAIWETQKLLRAGELVLATSLEAFGANLGAYHPAIAQARHSAMLASTMRRLTAHLEGSQLWNSGTARMLQDPLSFRCGAQLFSTAWESLATATDYVIRWLNTYHGNPMVIPEERRLVSCGNFESADISTALDYLRCALVPLLQASAERSTKLLNSPWSGLPTGLTTVTTLPDSGYAILEIAAHALVTEARTLAAPVALEPVSGAIAAGIEDRGSFALLAARRLVEQLEIAWRIISIELLVSHHALLLRRPVRIGKSIQSLQNALLDEGITQEVSDSPADQLIRVRRCLHSWFDQSTEVPQGTEGF